AAAAAACGTATAAACGTATAATATGTCATAGGTTTTGAAAAAAGTCAACCGAAACAATTCTGGACAGGTGAACTTAAATGTCACCAAAGGTGTCGATTATGAAAAATCTGAATGTGTCTAAAATGATGGTTTCTTGGCGTTTTCTTTGCTGCATTCTTGCATCCTTAGCCGTCATCGTCTATCTGTTTTACTTCGGGGGGATTCTACCCTTCCTCGAGTTTGCCGAATGGGTGATGGACTTAGATGACATATTCCATGACAGACACGCCCACACCCTAAAGTAAGGGATTCATCATAATGACTCAATTTTTGCGCTTTTTGTTGATCGTTGCTATTCTCTGTGGTTGCGAAAAACACCACGAGAGCAACACGTTCAAAGAGACATCGGAGATAAAAACTTACACCTACGAAGAAGCTCGCGAACACTCTGAGGATTCCAAGGGGTTTTACAACTTCTTTTTGTTGCCAGGTATCTCTCCCACCCAGGCTCTTGCTTTCGAGCAAAAATTCGCCATCGATCAAGGAACGGGGTATAATGTTTTTACCGGTGCGCCCCCAGACACTGTTTTGCAAATCTACCACGCCGATGTACCCATAAAAACACTTGAAGATTACGCGGAAGTCATTGTGGGACATTTACACGCCGAAACAAGATCTGCACAACTTTCAACCTTCTGGAATGCCATCGCGCTGTGTGTGGAACTCTGTGAATCAATTCCTGAGACATACCCGAACAAAAAGGTGGCTGAGGATGCTTTGATCGGGTTTCTCCTGGTGTTAGAAGATGATGCCGTCAGGGATGTGGACACCGAGATACACTACGTACGCAGGGTTGTGGATCGCGTTAAATTCCAACATTATAAAAGATATTTCAACCGCATGAGTCGTTAGCGTTCGCGGCATGAGATGCAAAAAGTTGTTATCACACCACCGAGTCGCCACATCCCTGTTTTTTGCTGGAAAATCATATTACCCGCAAGCACGAGCACGCAGACAAGACACAGCCTTAATGTCGTCTGCTTTGAAACAGAAAAAAAGCTGACCTTCCGCATGCCTCACCCTATTGCTTATCGAAAATCTTCACTGCGTCGGTGTTATGGATCGTCTCAATGAATCCATCGGCATCCTGATTCCACGTCGCAGATGCATCTGACTTAATACCACAATGTACATCTAACGTTATTCCAGACACAAAAAATATCTTGACGGTGTGCGGTGCGACACGCTCTATAATCTCGATGTAATCGGTCTCGATTAACACATTTCCAAGACGTAGTTTCATTAAATCTTCGGGTTGGAAAACCCCTCCATGTTTTTTATTCGTCGAAAACTCACGACTCTTCGAGCTTGGCGATCGGAGGTTTGCCTGCCTGATCGAACAGCAGATTCAGTGCCTCGCCCAACAGGTCTTGGATACTACATTCGCTGTCCAATGCCATCTGCTTGAGCTGCCGATGCACGGGTTTAGAAAAATGACCGCCGATCATCTTTGTGTTCTGCCGGGCTTTGGGGGCGTGCGTCTGCGTCGGTGGCGGTGTGTCTGTTTCGATCGGGGCGGGGTTGCCTGCCGATTGATTCAGTGCCTGTGTTAGATTCAGTTGCTCTCGCATGTCAGACTCCTATGTGTTGTATGTGTTGGTTAATGTAGTTATAGAGCGATAAAATCTCTTTTGAGGCTTTGCTTTTCGGATCGGCTTCCTGTGCGGTGAGTCCCGCAGTGACGGCATCGACATACGCCACGCGATGTCCGAGTTGACACGGTGCCGTCGGCAGATCATAACTCAAGAGCGCGTCTGTCGCCTCCGCGGCGCGTCTGCCCCGTGCGGGAACGGCATTCAACACGGCAAGTGCGGGAACATCGGCAAGACGTACCAAGTCAACAGTGGTCGCAATCCCACGTAAGTCAAAGATCGCCGGTCTACACGGGATCAACACCACATCCGCCGCACGTGCCGCCGCCAATGCCGCCGCTTCAGCGTGCGGGGCGGTATCAATGATCACCCATTCGACACCCTCGGCTTCAGCCGTCTGAAGCACATCGTCGAGACGCGCCGCTTGCGCCGAAACGACCACGGGCATCTCGGCAGTGCGTGCATCCTTCCACATGCGCGCACTCGGCTGGGGGTCCAAATCGATGACAGCCGTTGAACGCCCTGCTTGCACCGATGCCACCGCGAGGTGAACCGCAACCGTCGTTTTCCCGGTCCCCCCTTTCCCTGAGAGGATCGCTATCGTTTTCATCAAGTCCTCCATACATTGTATACATTTTATCTGTAGAGAATAAAAATGTAAAGTGTAAAGGTGTATAAAAATAAAACGCCTACACATCGCGAACGTTACACATTTTTTCTCTATACATTTTCTGTGACATCTCTCAATGTTGGGTCGGGGTGCGTCAGGTTTTCAGGCGATAGCCTTTTTTCGGGGTGGGGTCGGTGGGGGTCGGTTCACGTGAGTACATGGCGACTTCTTTTGTCACCTGCGCCATGAAAGCTAACGTCCAGCTCGCAAGTTTCGAGGGTATATCCAGCGCATCGACACACGCTTGCTTGCTAAATTCGGGTTGCTCATCAAAAAGTTCAAGGACCCTGATACGACACGTCTCGATCTCTTCGAGCGTCTCTGGGTCGTCCCAGGGCTGAAGCGGTTGCCCACCACTTTGCGGTTTTGCCGTCGGTTTTGGGGTAGCAGTCGCTTTCGGGATCGGTTTCGCAGGTGGTTCTGCTTTCGATTCGCTTAGACGTTGGACCTCCTCTCGGAGCGCAGTGAGTTCACCGAGAACTATTTTCAATGTCGATTCGAGCGTTGCGACGCGACCTTCTAACACCTCAATGCGTGATGGCGACCTTTTCGGCGCAGCTTTCTTTTTGGAAATCAGGTTTGAAATCGAGCCGGTATTTCTATGTCCAGTCATTGATGAAATCCTTTCTCCGCCGTTGGTTGACTGCCTCTGTGAACCCCTTTTCACGGGATGGGGTGCGCTACCGGTGGAAAAGGACACCCGTAACGCACAACACTGCCTTCAGCGATGTGACAGGACGGACATTCTAACAGAAAACACGATTTCTTGCAAAAGACACCCGGCTGATTTCCGCTTTCGCAGAAAAAATTAACTTCGTAAAAATATATAGACACCATTGCAGGTTATATCCTATAATATAGTTATGAAATATATTTTTCTTGGCGGTGCTGGTGAAGTCGGTGGATCTTCTCTATTGATCTCCGCCGCCGACCGCTGTATCCTCATAGATTGTGGTATCCGGGTCAACCAACAGGGATCAGACGCGCTCCCAGACCTTGCGATGCTCAAAGAAACTGCCCCCATGTTGGATGCGATCTTTCTGTCTCACGCACATGCCGACCATGTAGGGGCACTACCCTTAGTACATCAGGACTTCCCACACGCCCCGATATACGCCACACTCCCAACGCAACAACTCTCATCTGTCATGCTCAACGATGCCGTTCGCGTCCAAGAGAACACGCACGGCGAAACCTTTTTTACGCGAGAAACTGTCGAAGCGACACTCGGACAGATACAGATACTGAAAATCAACAAATGGCGCGACTTATGGGACGGTTGGCAGGTCAAATTGATCCGTTCCGGTCACATTCTTGGAGCGGTCTCGATTCTACTTGAGACCCCCGAAGGCAGCTTCTTCTATACCGGCGATGTCTCAGCGTTTCGGCAACGCACGATTGACGGTCTCGACGATGTAAACGCAATTGAACCCGATTATATGTGGTGTGAGGCAACCTACGGCACCGGAAACCACCCCTCGCGAACCAGTGAGGAGATGAAACTCGCGAAATCTGTTGAGGCGGTGGTAAAAAACGGCGGATCAGTGCTGATACCGAGTTTCGCACTCGGACGCGCACAAGAAATCCTGCTCATTTTGAAGGATGCCATGCGTTCCGGCACGATCGAACCCTTCCCGGTCCTTGCTGACGGGCTTGTGCGCAATATCTGCGGTGTTTACGAATCCCTAAAGCCACATTTAAGTCAGAAACTTCAGCAGTGGCTTCATAACTCGCAACAACCGATGTTCTTCACCGATACCCTGCGAACCGTTAAACATGGCGAACGCGAAGCTGTTTTGAAAGACCAAACGCCGAAGTGTATCATTGCAAGTTCGGGGATGCTCACCGGCGGTGCATCCGTCGAATACGCAAAGGCTTTAGCTCCCGGTGCTGACAACGCCATATTTCTCTCCGGCTATCAGGACGCAGAATCACCCGGACGACGGTTACAAACACTTCAGCAAGGCGACGATCTCCAATTCGCAGACGGTTCCGCAGTGGAAGTTAAGTGTGCCGTTGATAGATTTCATTTGAGTGCCCATTCGGATCAAGGTCAGCTCGTGAGTCTTGTCAAGCAGGTCAATCCAAGGGCTGTGGCGTTAGCACACGGCGAGATAGACGCAATTCACGCACTCAGAGACAAGCTCTACAAGAAATACCCAGTGATTTATGCTGTCAACGGCAAGATATTTAACGGATCCGCGAACCCCGAATGGCTGCCTCCGGCAGCAAAGGCGACAATGACGAAAAACGGAAAACTTGAGATCGGTGGTGAATTTACCGATGCTGGGATAACATTTGACGAGGAAACATTGCGATCTCAACGCTGGCAAGAGTTTTGTCAGGGCAGTCATAAAATGAGGCTCGAAGGCAATCGGCTCATTATCAGTAAGCAACCCACTCAAATTGAGAAATGAGGTCTGTTATGGATCGCTATAGCGAACTTTTGACCCATGAACTTCTCAGCCCTTCTGAAGAAAGGCATCTGCTCACAATGGCACATAAAGGCTGTCAACAATCCAGAGAGAGACTGATCTTGCTGAATATGAGGCTCGTCGGCTGGATATGTTCAAAATACGAAACAGAAACTGTTTCCGCCGAAGCCCTCATGGGTGATGGTGTTGAAGGACTGATAAAGGCAATAGATGGGTTTGACCTGACGCTCGGAACACGATTATCAACCTACGCAACCATCGGAATCCATACCGCTGTGGGACGTTCACCGGTTCTCCAAGCAACCATCCAACACCCTGAAAACATCCTTCAACCCATGAGACAGATGAAGAAGGTGATGGCAGATTTGGCATCGCAAGGAAATCACTCACCAAGCAATGAAGACATCGCCGAGAAAATGGGGAAATTGAACCCCCAAGAGGTTGCCCACATCCGATTGTTAGCAGAAACAACGCTCAATGTCGCTTCAATCCACGCACCTATTCAAGACGATGATGGTAATAATCAGTATGTTGTAGATTTTGTTCAGTATGACGATCCCGCATTTGAGCAAATTGCGCTTGAGACGGACCTGGATTTCTTCCTTAGCAAACTCCAGCAACACGAGGCGTTTGTTCTGAAGCGTTCTTACGGAATACCACGAGAGATGACAAACATTGAAATCGCAGAGGCACTCAGAACCCATCGCAACAAGATCCCCAAAATACGCGAGTGTGCACTTCGCCAGTGCCAACGGATTGCCGAGTACATCAAATCAGAGGGGACTCTTACTGGATGCGAGAATTGGAAAGCGATAATGGTGGACCCTAAAATTATAGCAGAGCCAGATGGCAAGTATCAGATGGAGTTTAATATTTCAATTTAATTTGACAAATCTCAGCCAGTATAGTAAAATTAAGAAAAATGGAAAAATCAACGCACAGTGATTTGGGTCACTGTGCGTTGATTGAAATGAATAACATTCATCGAATATACGCATCGTCAAGCGTAATCTAATTTAATTATGCAATTCCAGGGATACCTGTGCATCGGATGATGGGTAAATCCCCTGGTTTATTTGCAACCAACATATGGAGTATGTCTATGATTTCTGAAAAAACAACCCTCCTATACTCAGTGAACTTTGTAGAGTCATGCGGCGAACCTACTGTTTCGGTCATGTTGCCTACATCAGATGAACTTCAATGGGGTCTCCTTCAAGTTAATTTTCTGCAGATCGGTCCCATGCGAGCTAAACCTCTTGTTGGTGAAATTTCAAGAA
This window of the Candidatus Poribacteria bacterium genome carries:
- a CDS encoding sigma-70 family RNA polymerase sigma factor; amino-acid sequence: MDRYSELLTHELLSPSEERHLLTMAHKGCQQSRERLILLNMRLVGWICSKYETETVSAEALMGDGVEGLIKAIDGFDLTLGTRLSTYATIGIHTAVGRSPVLQATIQHPENILQPMRQMKKVMADLASQGNHSPSNEDIAEKMGKLNPQEVAHIRLLAETTLNVASIHAPIQDDDGNNQYVVDFVQYDDPAFEQIALETDLDFFLSKLQQHEAFVLKRSYGIPREMTNIEIAEALRTHRNKIPKIRECALRQCQRIAEYIKSEGTLTGCENWKAIMVDPKIIAEPDGKYQMEFNISI
- a CDS encoding AAA family ATPase codes for the protein MCRRFIFIHLYTLHFYSLQIKCIQCMEDLMKTIAILSGKGGTGKTTVAVHLAVASVQAGRSTAVIDLDPQPSARMWKDARTAEMPVVVSAQAARLDDVLQTAEAEGVEWVIIDTAPHAEAAALAAARAADVVLIPCRPAIFDLRGIATTVDLVRLADVPALAVLNAVPARGRRAAEATDALLSYDLPTAPCQLGHRVAYVDAVTAGLTAQEADPKSKASKEILSLYNYINQHIQHIGV
- a CDS encoding MBL fold metallo-hydrolase — encoded protein: MKYIFLGGAGEVGGSSLLISAADRCILIDCGIRVNQQGSDALPDLAMLKETAPMLDAIFLSHAHADHVGALPLVHQDFPHAPIYATLPTQQLSSVMLNDAVRVQENTHGETFFTRETVEATLGQIQILKINKWRDLWDGWQVKLIRSGHILGAVSILLETPEGSFFYTGDVSAFRQRTIDGLDDVNAIEPDYMWCEATYGTGNHPSRTSEEMKLAKSVEAVVKNGGSVLIPSFALGRAQEILLILKDAMRSGTIEPFPVLADGLVRNICGVYESLKPHLSQKLQQWLHNSQQPMFFTDTLRTVKHGEREAVLKDQTPKCIIASSGMLTGGASVEYAKALAPGADNAIFLSGYQDAESPGRRLQTLQQGDDLQFADGSAVEVKCAVDRFHLSAHSDQGQLVSLVKQVNPRAVALAHGEIDAIHALRDKLYKKYPVIYAVNGKIFNGSANPEWLPPAAKATMTKNGKLEIGGEFTDAGITFDEETLRSQRWQEFCQGSHKMRLEGNRLIISKQPTQIEK